In Anolis carolinensis isolate JA03-04 chromosome 4, rAnoCar3.1.pri, whole genome shotgun sequence, the genomic window CATAAAACAATAAAGAGGCATGAATCAACAGTGTCTAATTTTTTAGCTTGTTTATTCAATTTCTCAGACAAAgcaatttttgtaaaaaaaaaaaaaaaaacccaaaaaacaagtgGGACTTACTGAGGACATTTGCCATGCTGGAATAACCCAAAAGGGAGGTCACGTTTTTAAATGTAAGTTACTTGACAGTGTCCTTTTCacttataaaacaaaaataaaacaggccATGTTTGTATTGCAGTGGATTTCAAGTTTTCTTGCAGTTCATATAAAGTAGCATTATAACTTGAATCAAGACAATGAAAACACATTAAGGAAAATAAGGCATGTTTTCGAAAAGGTGGATTGCTTGGCACATTTGAGCATGCTGTTTCAGAACaccaaataaggtcaaatataccaTTTTATTCTCCTGGCCTTACAATAAGATTCTCTCACTACTCTATTTTAGCAGTGAGATATAAAACCTGGGTGAAATACTGAGCACCTAAATGGGAAAAAGTGATAGCCAACACAAGGTCATTTATCATCAGCACAAAGACTTAATACCACTGATCAGTTCTAGAATATCTGCCATGAGTTCATAAATTAAGATATTCTCAACCTCAGAACTTTGCTAGAACTGTAATAAGTTGTAATGATCCAAGGAGAACTGCATGCCCTATGGATCATATGGACCCATTAAGATCAAAGTGGGAGATGTTTGGGTCAAGACAAATTCCCTTTTGTGGGTTTTACAAAATGCCAATGTTATTGACTTTGTGtcaaaaccaattaaaatatgGGCTGGGATCAGAAAATAGCTTTTCAGAGAGTCAAAGGTGATATGAAAGTGATGTCACAGTTTGTTGTGTGCACACTCTTCTACTTTTGCCTCTGATGAAACCTGCAAAATGTGCAGTTCAGCCAAAGACAACAGTGGGACAAACATAATGTGCATTCCCATCAGGAGAAGGTGAAGCCACTCTCGGATCTTTcagcttctcaacctgtgggtccccagatgttttggccttcaactcccagaaatcctaacaactggtaaactggctgggattgtgggagttgtaggccaaaacacctggggacccacagattgtgaaccactgtcttaaaaacTATTGCCTGTGTCCTTTCTACAACTGAGCATGAATGTTGCTCTTCAATAAAGTTTAAATTACAATTCAAAGAGAACAAAAGGACACTTCACTCACACATTGACTTATGTAAGTTAttgctaaaaaaacaaaacatctgtCCATTGACATTATCGCAACTTTTAAAACTATAATGAACAGTAGAACTCAGACAACCAAGCAGCCAAATCAAAACTTCCCAAAGTGTAGCATGGAGAATCCAGTCCTTTCCACGTCACAGTTCAAATACAGCATGAAACTGCACAACAAGCCCTCCAATTAAAACAAAGTGGGCATACCTCTAAATGTTTGCATGTGGTCAAAAAGCATTTCAGTTATCACATTATGCACTATGGAAGCTTTTTATGTtggaaagtgcatcttagaaaataatgtaataaattcCAGTGATTttagaacaaaaaaaaactaACAACTACAACATTATTGCACATTTGGTGCTCAACAGACACCAGCAGCCAACTTGCTTAACGGAAAATGGATGATACAAGAGAAACAGAATTTATATTGACATTTACAGTACATATTCAAAAAAGAGGGGGAATTATGCTTTAATGAAAACAGAAGGTAATTTCTTTTGAACAATCTTTGTCTTTCCTAGACCCAAACCTCTTACAATCAAAGAGAAGCATAGAAAAATTCTGTTCCTACAGGTGGCATCTTCAACATACAGCAGTTAAATCTACATTGTCAAGGATGTTAAGAGTACACttcaaaactcaagaatcagattCTTATTTTGTCAACTTTTTCTACAGAACTCCAACTAATTTTTCTAGTGTTTTAAGGCATCATTTATAACATATTATTTTCACTTGCAATGATGATAGTCATGCAGCAGTTTaatgataaaaatatattaatattttactaTACAGCAGCAAGTTAGTCAATTAAAAGCACACaaacgtttttaaagaaaaattcttGAAAGTATAGTACTACAAACAAACTGTAATTTGGAGAACACCACTTGACAGATTAGTGTTCTGATGTTTTCATACCCTACAGATTGAATATATCACATAAATTACATACTTTTAACTGAAGGTTTGCACACTTGGGAGGGGTCGCTACTACATATATAAAGTATGTAGCCAGTAATAACTAGCACCACAGCTACATGGAAATTTCTTTACAACACACCAACTTGGCTTTTACTtttaaaggagactcaaatcCATGGCTCAGTAGGATTACACTATAATCATGTTGCACCAACTTCTATGACAGGCCTACATAAGTTAGCACTAGCACAAACTGGACTTTTGAATCAAACTTAAACACATTAAGGGGTAGTGCTAGTGGCCACACACAAAAGACCCTCACCACCTGTTATTCCAAAACAGGTTTACTGGAAATTGCTGCACATTAAAGTACTTTAAGTACAcatcataaaaatatatattatgaaCAATACAAGTACATCTCATATACACAAAAATGACAATATATCTACTTAGTTGTAAACCAAACAGGTGCAGAAAAATATGGGAGAtcatttccctctctttctttctctcttttactATTTGAATAACTTTGGTTCAAACCATAAAAATCACAAGTTAGCAAATTTCATTTAAATgcctttttaataattttttcttCATGTTCACAGAAGTTTCACTGACCATTTTATATGTTGAAGGTCCAGATGCAATGCATATTGTATAAAAGAGAGCACTTATTGTTTACCTTGCATGAATTAAACCTACGTACCTTTGAACTCTACAGACTTCTGCATAACATTTAGACAAAGCTCAGACACACAGCATGCCTAGCcctcatatatatatactgtatatatatatatatgtatatatatacacatctcTAATCACTGGTATATAGGGTGTCAAATATACTATAATAAACCCTCCAGGAAAGAAAGGTTTTGAAATTTGGTAACAAAACGAGaggaaaaaactaaaaatattatttttttacgTGTTCTAAaatatctctctttttttgtgctAAAGTCAAATGTTAGCTCGACATGAAAaggacatttctctctctctctctttctctctttttaatatAATTCAGCAATATTTTAATCTTGACcacttttttaataataataataataataataatagcttcaaCGTGTACAAAAGTTTCTCGGTTAATTAGGGAAATAAACACtcagttctttatattttttaATCAAGTAGGAAAACACCAGTTCATCATATATAATGTTATtactttttttgtaatttttttttgtattttgtttttgtatttttttgtttttagcaGCCGCTTACTGTTTTATACGATGGGCAAGAGTGGAAGGAACAATCCAGCGATGGGGTGGAGAGAAAGAAGTTGCTTGCTTTGCTCGCTTTGCTTGGTTGTCTGTCAGAATTTTGGGTTGGTTGGTGGTGGGTTGGTGCGGTGCTCCTTTTGGAGTCAGAACAAcaggtattataataatattggaACTGCAGGTACGGTTTCCGGTGTGTGGTgtgggttctctctctctctcgcttacAGTATAAAGTCTCTCTCTGtggtgttgttgttatcattattattattacgagtgTCTCTGTGCAGCAGGGCAGGGAGGAGGCAGCCAAGTGGAGAAGAGGGCGAGGGcttggagggagaggaagggagcAAGGAAGAGGAGGGCTCGGAGGGCTTGGGAGGGCAGGGAGATCAATCCTCCTCAGGCTCCTCGGCCTGCAGCAGGGCTCCGGGCGGGcctgtggcggcggcggcggaagaGGGGCTGCTGCTGGTTTCCGCCTCGGCCTGCGGCTCGGACGACGAcgaggcggaggcggcggcggcagcggcggcggcgcgcTTGTCCCTCTGCTTCTCCTGGATCTTCTTCATCTCGTCCGAGTACTTGCAGAAGGTGTGCCCGAACTTGGCCCACACCTTGTACGGGACGGTGATGGAGTTGCGGTAGGTGGGCTTGACCTCGCTGACCCTCATGAAGACGCCGTACTTATTGGAGCCCACGTCGAAGAAGAAGCGCTTGTTGTCCACCGTCAAGGAGGTGCCCTCGGGCAGCTCGGCGGGCTCCTCCTCCACGCCGTAGTCGTCGATGAGCTTGGCCAGGGCGTCGCGGAACTCGATGAGGCCCTGGGCCGGGAGCGCGATGGTCTGGCCCTGCGTGGAGCCCAGGCCGGGCCCGCGGTTCACCGTCTGCCGGATGCGCAGGAACCGCCCGCGCTGATTCTCCTTCAGATCCATGTAGTACTTGCGGTTCTCGCGGACCAGGAACTCGCTCTTGAGGGCCCGCCGGGGCTCGTCCGCGGCCTGCGCCAGCTCGGGGGGCTGGCTGGGCCCCAGCTGCGCGTAGTGCTCGATGAAGTCGCCCAAATAGTCGCGGAACTCCACGGCCACCGACATGGAGAGCGTCAGCCGGCTCTTGCTCCCGCCCGCGCCCACCTCCGCGATCTTCAGGAAGCGGCCCTTGGCGTTCTGCTTCACGTCCAGGTAGAAGCGCTTGTTCTGGATGTCCACCCGCTTGGAGGCCAGCTCCTGCGTCTCGTGCTGCAGGCCCACGCCGCTGCCGCTGCCAGGCCCCCCGCCCGGGCCTGAGCCCGgcgccccgccgccgccgccaccctgCTCGCTGCCGCTGTCTCTGTCCGCCATGTTGCCTCCTGacgccccgccgccgccgccgccgcctgccTGCGCCCCCCggcctccgccgccgcctcctcctcctcccgccgcCGCTActgctccttctccctctcccgctcctgccgccgccgccgctccaaCCCCCTCCACAGCCACCACCAGCAGCCGGCCGCTCTCGCGAGATCTGGGgatgagacagaaagagagagagcggcTAAcatggcagggagggagggaggaggcgaGCGCGAgaggagagagagtgtgtgtgtgtcagggagGGGCGCGCGACTGTATACAGtaatggggaggggaggggcgggagcgcgaggggaggggagggagggcgggagcgcgaggggaggggagggagggagggagcggcgCGCGACTGTGTTGTACTGTAATGGGGAAGGGAGGGCGAGGAGGAGGGGCGCCCCAGAATATGAGGCGGCGGcttcatcagcagcagcagcgctCCGCCGGGTGGGCCAGCCTACTAAGGccaggccaagccaggccaggcaaagggagggagggagggaaggaaggaggcgcTCCCTCGCCGCCAACGAAGCCCCACCCACCTCTCGCGCCTTCTTCTGCTGCTCCCTCACAGCCAGGCCCTTCCGCCCTTCGCCCAGAAGCCCGCCCGCCAGTCGGGTCCTCGCGccaggctcctccccctcccctcacataaaaagggaggggaagaaggCGAGCGAAGCGAGAGCGCGCGGCGCTAAACAGACTTGTCCCTCAGCAGCCCCTCCCGCTCCCCCGCCCTCGCGCCAGGCTCCTCCCCCGTCCCCTCACATAaaaaagggagagggggagaaGAAGAGTGGGAGCGCGCGGTGTTAAACAGAAGTTGTCCCTCAGCAACCCCTCCCGCTCCCCCGCCTCGCGCCagactcctccccctcccctcacataaaaaagggagggggagaaagagcGAGAGCGCGCGGCATTAAACAGGCAGGCGCGTCAAATGAGCACAGGCTCACCCCGCTCGCGCAggactctttctttctcccccctcccccctcagagcccttccacacaaccctatatctcagaatatcaaggcagaaaatcccacattatctgacagtggactcagataa contains:
- the pura gene encoding transcriptional activator protein Pur-alpha, with product MADRDSGSEQGGGGGGAPGSGPGGGPGSGSGVGLQHETQELASKRVDIQNKRFYLDVKQNAKGRFLKIAEVGAGGSKSRLTLSMSVAVEFRDYLGDFIEHYAQLGPSQPPELAQAADEPRRALKSEFLVRENRKYYMDLKENQRGRFLRIRQTVNRGPGLGSTQGQTIALPAQGLIEFRDALAKLIDDYGVEEEPAELPEGTSLTVDNKRFFFDVGSNKYGVFMRVSEVKPTYRNSITVPYKVWAKFGHTFCKYSDEMKKIQEKQRDKRAAAAAAAASASSSSEPQAEAETSSSPSSAAAATGPPGALLQAEEPEED